One Natronolimnobius sp. AArcel1 DNA window includes the following coding sequences:
- the sdhC gene encoding succinate dehydrogenase, cytochrome b556 subunit, with product MSQSYNRGLIEDFGRWKEFSAGMWAWIFHKFTGWMLIGYLFTHIAVLSTAIGAAGNEAAIADQTDIYTVTIQGLESLFIIRVLEVGLLAVAVFHILNGLRLLMVDLGIGLDAQDKSFYASLILTGLITVASVPTFMDGVGF from the coding sequence ATGAGTCAGTCTTACAATCGCGGCCTCATAGAGGACTTCGGGCGGTGGAAGGAGTTCTCGGCCGGGATGTGGGCGTGGATTTTCCACAAATTCACCGGGTGGATGCTGATCGGCTACCTGTTTACCCACATCGCCGTGCTGAGTACAGCTATTGGTGCAGCAGGAAACGAAGCGGCAATCGCTGACCAGACAGATATCTACACAGTAACGATTCAGGGTCTCGAGTCCCTCTTTATCATCCGAGTGCTCGAGGTCGGCCTGCTCGCAGTGGCCGTCTTCCACATCCTGAACGGGCTTCGTCTGCTGATGGTCGATCTCGGGATTGGACTTGATGCCCAAGATAAGAGTTTCTACGCCTCGCTGATCCTCACTGGTCTTATTACCGTGGCCAGCGTCCCAACCTTCATGGACGGGGTGGGCTTCTAA
- a CDS encoding DNA-3-methyladenine glycosylase produces the protein MRDEAESVLRDDPVMARLIDDHDPYEEPDWSEYERLCISIINQQVSTASALAIRERVFDVLGGDVAPETVLAADQDALYEAGLARSKIEYVRNAARAFQENDYTRTGLADYSNEEVINQLTEIKGIGDWTARMYLLFVLERPDILPLGDLAVRRGIEQLYADGSELTRAEMREIAEPWQPYRSVATRYIWAEYESD, from the coding sequence ATGAGAGACGAGGCAGAATCCGTCCTGCGAGATGATCCCGTCATGGCACGGCTGATCGACGACCACGACCCCTACGAGGAACCGGACTGGAGCGAGTACGAGCGACTCTGTATTTCGATTATTAACCAGCAGGTCTCGACCGCGAGCGCGCTGGCGATTCGCGAGCGTGTGTTCGACGTCCTCGGCGGAGACGTTGCGCCAGAGACAGTGCTGGCGGCCGATCAAGACGCACTCTACGAGGCCGGACTCGCCCGGAGCAAGATCGAATACGTTCGGAACGCCGCGCGTGCGTTCCAAGAAAACGACTACACGCGAACCGGACTGGCCGACTACTCGAACGAGGAGGTCATCAACCAACTCACCGAAATCAAGGGAATCGGCGACTGGACGGCCCGGATGTACCTCTTGTTCGTCCTCGAGCGGCCAGATATCCTTCCGCTCGGTGATCTGGCGGTCCGGCGCGGAATCGAGCAGTTGTACGCCGATGGTTCGGAGTTGACTCGCGCAGAAATGCGCGAGATTGCTGAGCCGTGGCAGCCGTATCGGAGTGTTGCGACGCGGTATATCTGGGCGGAGTACGAATCAGACTGA
- a CDS encoding GNAT family N-acetyltransferase, whose protein sequence is MEIRTATDSDTETIRSIAQQSLSSTYTDFLESETIDQAIEQWYGDSFSDDLDTADSLVLVVERDGDVVGFSQSDLIGQQHSTGRILWLHIDPDHRGGGTGVRLLVRTRERLLEEGADHIQGLVLADNEGGNAFYENHGFEQAGQREVDIGEETFTENVYAEGDLEDEGWSAIDELEIDGETVYVNYGEAARGSKSPFYSAYETDDREEVYAWLCGQCDSLDNTMDTMGRIQCNVCGNQRKATRWDASYL, encoded by the coding sequence ATGGAGATCCGTACTGCGACCGATTCGGATACCGAAACCATTCGCTCGATTGCCCAGCAGTCGCTCAGTTCGACGTATACGGACTTCCTTGAGAGCGAAACGATCGATCAGGCTATCGAGCAGTGGTACGGCGACTCGTTCAGCGACGACCTCGATACCGCGGACAGTCTCGTCCTCGTGGTCGAACGCGATGGCGACGTCGTCGGCTTCTCACAAAGTGACCTGATCGGTCAGCAACACAGCACCGGTCGCATCCTCTGGCTCCACATCGACCCCGACCATCGTGGCGGCGGGACAGGTGTTCGTCTGCTCGTTCGCACCCGTGAACGACTGCTCGAGGAGGGTGCCGACCACATTCAAGGCCTCGTCCTCGCGGATAACGAGGGCGGGAACGCCTTTTATGAAAATCACGGCTTCGAGCAGGCCGGCCAGCGCGAGGTCGACATCGGCGAGGAAACGTTCACCGAAAACGTCTACGCCGAAGGCGATCTCGAGGATGAGGGCTGGAGCGCAATCGACGAACTCGAGATAGATGGCGAAACGGTCTACGTCAACTACGGCGAGGCCGCTCGCGGCTCGAAATCGCCGTTTTACAGCGCCTACGAGACGGATGACCGTGAGGAGGTGTACGCCTGGCTCTGCGGGCAGTGTGACTCACTCGATAATACGATGGATACGATGGGCAGAATCCAGTGCAACGTCTGTGGTAATCAGCGAAAAGCGACTCGCTGGGACGCTTCCTACCTCTGA
- a CDS encoding RimK family alpha-L-glutamate ligase, giving the protein MAVDEPVTVGVLSLHTSKETKAILNAVEALGHDTAWLRAENTSISIEDGSVVLEPTVDVIANRMLLSNTEQPAEELGLANTFAQLVPMLNEPSSVLTAMHKLSTATTLAANDVIVPDVTLALHSDTLNAARDRYGEEAVYKTAIGTHGGGTWKVGPEDPINAKVGNRYAFLQELIDRDDARHRDIRIYVVDGEVIGAMYRYAPDNDWRTNVALGGSVENATDDLPDEAREMARRAADSIGLDYAGVDLVESDDGWFVLEVNPTAGFKGLYEATGISPAPAIAKLAIEQAGGTVDTERVSELSTVLDDSQPTARPPQSIQDDSERSVIGYTEEVVLSGTSGSKSVLSKSDTGATRTSIDTALAAEIGAGPIKSITRVRSGSSKTAKSRPVVDVVVGVGGNQHTVTASVEDRSHMDYPVILGRDILGNYQVDVSRRADADMEDMPEEEEE; this is encoded by the coding sequence ATGGCTGTCGACGAGCCCGTCACCGTTGGGGTACTAAGTTTACACACAAGCAAAGAGACCAAAGCAATACTCAACGCCGTCGAGGCATTGGGACACGACACCGCGTGGCTACGCGCGGAAAACACGTCGATCAGCATTGAGGACGGAAGCGTCGTCCTCGAGCCGACTGTCGACGTGATCGCGAACCGAATGCTGTTATCGAACACCGAGCAGCCAGCGGAGGAACTCGGCCTCGCAAATACGTTTGCCCAACTCGTCCCAATGCTCAACGAGCCGTCGTCGGTACTGACGGCAATGCACAAGCTCTCGACGGCGACGACACTTGCGGCCAACGATGTCATCGTTCCCGACGTCACCCTCGCGTTACATAGCGACACCCTCAATGCGGCTCGAGACCGCTACGGCGAGGAGGCGGTCTACAAGACTGCAATTGGGACACACGGCGGGGGGACATGGAAGGTCGGCCCCGAGGATCCGATCAACGCCAAGGTCGGCAACCGATATGCTTTCTTACAGGAACTCATCGACCGCGACGACGCGCGCCACCGAGATATTCGCATCTACGTCGTCGACGGCGAGGTTATCGGCGCGATGTATCGCTATGCACCTGACAACGATTGGCGCACGAACGTTGCACTGGGTGGCAGTGTCGAAAATGCGACTGACGACCTGCCCGACGAAGCCCGCGAGATGGCTCGCCGTGCGGCTGACTCCATTGGCCTCGACTACGCCGGCGTCGATCTCGTCGAGAGCGACGACGGCTGGTTCGTCCTCGAGGTAAACCCGACGGCTGGATTCAAAGGGCTGTATGAAGCGACTGGTATCAGCCCTGCACCGGCCATCGCGAAACTCGCAATCGAGCAGGCAGGCGGCACGGTTGATACTGAGCGCGTGTCGGAGCTCTCGACCGTATTAGACGACTCACAGCCAACGGCGCGACCGCCTCAGTCGATTCAAGACGACAGCGAACGAAGCGTCATTGGCTACACTGAAGAGGTGGTCCTGTCGGGAACAAGTGGCTCGAAATCGGTGCTCTCGAAGTCAGATACCGGCGCAACCCGGACGAGTATCGATACGGCACTTGCGGCAGAGATCGGGGCCGGCCCAATCAAGTCGATCACACGTGTTCGCTCGGGCAGCAGCAAAACCGCAAAGAGCCGCCCAGTTGTCGATGTTGTCGTCGGCGTTGGTGGCAACCAACACACTGTAACCGCAAGCGTCGAAGACCGCAGCCATATGGACTACCCTGTCATCCTCGGACGTGACATTTTGGGCAACTACCAGGTCGACGTGAGCCGACGCGCGGACGCCGATATGGAGGACATGCCCGAGGAAGAAGAGGAGTAA
- a CDS encoding succinate dehydrogenase hydrophobic membrane anchor subunit: protein MAERYSSFTPGGTRWLLQRITAAFLVVVLAFHFFQLHFVNHAADVTFEGTQARMENVGYFITMILFLVTAAFHGVNGVYNALVNQGLEGTQKKVVLAVLVIAGVALVAQGTYVALVMGDFI, encoded by the coding sequence ATGGCAGAACGATACTCGTCGTTCACGCCAGGCGGGACGCGTTGGTTGCTCCAGCGCATCACGGCGGCATTTCTCGTTGTCGTGCTCGCGTTCCACTTCTTCCAACTACACTTCGTCAATCACGCCGCAGACGTGACGTTCGAGGGAACACAAGCCCGCATGGAGAACGTGGGCTACTTTATCACGATGATACTGTTCTTGGTCACCGCGGCGTTCCACGGCGTCAACGGCGTCTACAACGCGTTGGTCAATCAGGGCCTCGAGGGCACCCAGAAGAAGGTCGTGCTTGCGGTCCTTGTCATTGCCGGGGTAGCACTCGTCGCGCAGGGTACCTACGTTGCACTTGTCATGGGGGATTTCATCTAA
- a CDS encoding oligosaccharide flippase family protein — MSTQDHIVRGFKATLVARAIYMVSSALLMFVLARFLLDPDGYGALYWAIGILAIVQLFADVGLGKSVARYISEYSEKDPGQIPHLLRSTIAYKLVIIAIVAYALLLFHEQIAVMLGEPSAAPFLAAGVLYIVVNSFNSFTQVAFQGFNHLQYSAATQAIGGAMRLIFAVIFVMAGFGALGALFGYIVGYAIAAAFGLGILYFKFYRTYDPAEEYEQGLSRRLLEYSVPLTATRSANVVDKQIDTVLVGVFLTPTAVAFYTLAKQITDFVLAPAESLGFTISPNFGEYKANGNLAEARQIYETSLLNTMLLYIPAAVGLAIVAGPFITMIFGADYAGAIVVLQVLTAFVVLQAITNLTSDSLDYLGRARSRAIAKGVTAAANLVLNIILIPTMGVVGAAVATVATHSVYVAVNVYIVHSELSLRLGYLARSMGLICAITGVMAVTVLLVTPMVSNILMLFGAVALGAAIWAVLAVLSGLVDPNEVRSVMS; from the coding sequence ATGAGTACCCAGGATCACATCGTTCGCGGCTTCAAGGCAACGCTCGTCGCTCGAGCAATCTACATGGTCTCGAGCGCACTCTTGATGTTCGTTCTCGCGCGCTTTCTGCTCGACCCGGACGGCTACGGCGCGCTGTACTGGGCGATAGGCATCTTGGCTATCGTCCAACTGTTCGCCGACGTGGGCCTCGGGAAGTCCGTCGCGAGATACATTTCTGAATACAGCGAGAAAGACCCCGGTCAGATCCCGCATCTGCTGCGCTCGACCATCGCGTACAAACTGGTTATCATCGCTATCGTGGCCTATGCGCTGTTGCTCTTTCACGAACAGATTGCGGTCATGCTCGGCGAGCCAAGTGCCGCTCCCTTCCTTGCCGCAGGCGTCCTCTACATCGTCGTCAACTCGTTTAACTCCTTTACGCAGGTCGCGTTTCAGGGCTTCAATCATCTTCAGTATAGCGCGGCAACGCAAGCCATCGGCGGCGCGATGCGTCTCATCTTCGCCGTCATCTTCGTCATGGCAGGTTTTGGCGCACTCGGCGCGCTGTTTGGCTACATTGTCGGCTACGCCATCGCCGCCGCGTTCGGGCTCGGAATCCTCTATTTCAAATTCTATCGCACCTACGATCCGGCCGAAGAGTACGAGCAGGGCCTCTCGAGGCGCTTGCTCGAGTACAGCGTACCGTTGACAGCGACCCGGAGTGCGAACGTCGTCGATAAACAGATCGACACCGTCCTCGTCGGTGTCTTTCTGACGCCGACGGCAGTTGCGTTCTACACACTGGCAAAGCAGATTACGGATTTCGTGCTTGCGCCCGCCGAATCGCTCGGCTTTACGATTTCGCCGAACTTTGGGGAGTACAAGGCGAACGGCAATCTTGCGGAGGCGCGCCAGATCTACGAAACGTCACTGCTGAACACGATGTTGCTGTACATTCCTGCTGCGGTGGGCCTCGCAATCGTCGCCGGCCCGTTCATTACGATGATCTTCGGTGCCGACTACGCCGGTGCCATCGTCGTCTTGCAAGTGCTCACCGCGTTCGTCGTCTTGCAGGCGATCACGAACCTCACCAGTGACAGTCTGGACTACCTCGGTCGCGCTCGCTCCCGCGCGATCGCAAAAGGAGTCACTGCCGCGGCGAATCTCGTCCTCAACATCATCCTTATTCCGACGATGGGCGTCGTCGGCGCAGCGGTTGCGACGGTTGCGACGCACTCGGTCTACGTCGCGGTCAACGTCTACATCGTCCACAGCGAACTGTCGCTTCGACTCGGTTATCTTGCCCGGTCGATGGGGCTGATCTGTGCAATCACTGGCGTGATGGCTGTGACTGTCCTCCTCGTGACGCCGATGGTCTCGAACATTCTGATGCTGTTTGGCGCGGTCGCACTCGGTGCGGCAATCTGGGCGGTACTGGCCGTTCTCAGTGGTCTTGTTGACCCGAATGAAGTTCGCTCCGTGATGAGTTAA
- the katG gene encoding catalase/peroxidase HPI yields MTKSNQDWWPNRLNLDILDQNTRRIDPRGEEFDYGAAFEELDLEEVKADIEDVMTDSQDWWPADYGHYGPLFIRMAWHSAGTYRTSDGRGGAAGGRQRFAPLNSWPDNANLDKARRVLWPVKQKYGQNLSWADLIVLAGNVALESMGFETYGFAGGREDEFEPDEAVDWGPENEWEASERFEDEDELQERLGATVMGLIYVNPEGPNGEPDPEWSAERIRESFGRMAMNDKETAALIAGGHTFGKVHGAENPDDHVGPEPEAAPIDQQGLGWESSHGSGKGADTITSGIEGPWNTTPIQWDMGYIDSLLNYKWWPEKGPGGAWQWTTQNGELDGTAPSTDGSDEKEDVMMLTTDVALKRDPDYREILETFQENPREFQQAFAKAWYKLIHRDMGPSERFRGPEVPDEEQLWQDPIPDAEYDLIGDEEVAELKDEILATDLSISQLAKTAWAAASTYRDSDKRGGANGARIRLEPQANWEVNEPDELESVLATYEEIQAEFNDSRSDDVRVSLADLIVLGGNAAVEQAAADAGYDIEVAFEPGRTDASQEQTDVESFQALKPAADGFRNYYGDAANESQEELLVDKADLLDLSPTEMTVLVGGMRALGATYQDSDLGVLTDQPETLTNDFFVNLLDMDYEWEASGDSADIMGWEATTDTETDEVFELRDRETGEVEWTATRADLIFGSNSRLRAIADVYASNDGEEKFVQDFAEAWGTVMHLDRFDLE; encoded by the coding sequence ATGACAAAGTCAAACCAAGATTGGTGGCCGAACCGGTTGAACTTGGATATTCTCGACCAGAATACGCGCCGCATTGACCCGCGCGGCGAGGAGTTCGACTACGGTGCGGCATTCGAGGAACTCGATCTCGAGGAGGTGAAAGCGGATATTGAAGACGTCATGACCGACTCGCAGGACTGGTGGCCGGCAGATTACGGTCACTATGGACCGCTGTTTATCCGGATGGCCTGGCACAGCGCCGGGACGTACCGGACCAGCGACGGTCGTGGTGGCGCCGCCGGCGGTCGGCAGCGTTTCGCGCCGCTTAACAGCTGGCCGGACAACGCGAACCTCGATAAGGCACGCCGCGTGCTCTGGCCTGTCAAACAGAAGTACGGCCAGAACCTCTCGTGGGCCGACCTGATCGTGCTGGCTGGCAACGTTGCACTCGAGTCGATGGGATTCGAGACGTACGGCTTTGCTGGCGGGCGTGAAGACGAGTTCGAGCCCGACGAAGCCGTTGACTGGGGACCAGAGAACGAGTGGGAGGCCTCCGAACGCTTCGAGGACGAGGACGAACTACAGGAAAGACTCGGCGCAACCGTGATGGGCCTTATTTACGTCAACCCTGAGGGGCCAAACGGCGAACCGGATCCAGAGTGGTCTGCAGAACGCATTCGTGAGTCGTTTGGCCGAATGGCAATGAACGACAAGGAAACGGCTGCACTCATCGCCGGTGGACACACCTTCGGGAAGGTCCACGGCGCGGAGAATCCGGACGACCACGTCGGTCCAGAGCCAGAAGCAGCCCCAATCGACCAGCAGGGACTCGGCTGGGAAAGCAGCCACGGCTCTGGGAAAGGAGCCGACACGATCACGAGCGGGATCGAAGGCCCATGGAATACCACGCCAATCCAGTGGGATATGGGTTACATCGACAGCCTGCTGAACTACAAATGGTGGCCAGAAAAGGGCCCCGGCGGTGCCTGGCAGTGGACCACCCAGAACGGCGAACTCGACGGGACCGCCCCCAGCACCGACGGCTCCGACGAGAAAGAAGACGTCATGATGCTCACGACGGACGTCGCGCTCAAACGCGACCCAGACTACCGGGAGATTCTCGAGACGTTCCAGGAGAACCCACGGGAGTTCCAGCAGGCGTTCGCGAAAGCCTGGTACAAGCTGATCCACCGCGACATGGGTCCATCGGAGCGTTTCCGCGGCCCCGAAGTGCCAGACGAAGAGCAGCTCTGGCAGGATCCAATCCCCGATGCAGAGTACGACCTCATCGGCGACGAGGAAGTCGCCGAGCTCAAAGACGAGATTCTCGCAACCGATCTCTCGATCTCGCAACTCGCAAAAACCGCCTGGGCAGCTGCTTCGACTTACCGCGACAGCGACAAGCGCGGCGGCGCAAACGGTGCTCGCATCCGCCTCGAGCCACAGGCAAACTGGGAGGTCAACGAGCCCGACGAACTCGAGTCGGTACTTGCGACCTACGAGGAGATTCAGGCTGAGTTCAACGATTCGCGCTCGGATGACGTGCGCGTCTCGCTTGCTGACCTGATCGTTCTTGGCGGGAACGCAGCCGTCGAACAGGCTGCTGCCGACGCCGGCTACGATATCGAGGTGGCGTTCGAACCTGGCCGCACCGACGCCTCGCAGGAACAGACCGATGTCGAGTCGTTCCAGGCGCTCAAGCCTGCCGCTGATGGATTCCGTAACTACTACGGCGACGCTGCCAACGAGTCCCAAGAAGAGTTGCTCGTCGACAAAGCGGACCTGCTCGACCTGTCGCCAACCGAGATGACGGTACTGGTCGGTGGTATGCGAGCGCTGGGCGCGACCTATCAGGACTCCGACCTTGGCGTCCTCACTGACCAGCCCGAGACGCTGACCAACGACTTCTTCGTGAACCTACTCGACATGGACTACGAGTGGGAAGCCTCTGGAGACTCGGCAGACATCATGGGTTGGGAAGCAACCACTGATACCGAGACCGACGAGGTCTTTGAACTGCGCGACCGCGAGACAGGCGAGGTTGAGTGGACAGCAACCCGTGCCGATCTCATCTTCGGGTCGAACTCCCGACTGCGTGCCATCGCAGACGTCTACGCGTCCAACGATGGGGAGGAGAAGTTCGTCCAGGACTTCGCCGAGGCGTGGGGTACCGTGATGCACCTCGACCGCTTCGACCTCGAGTAA
- a CDS encoding PRC-barrel domain-containing protein, whose translation MATVLASTLSGKPVMSTNGEELGTVENITMDVNSGALEAVRVAPASDTIRGFDRTDDGSLLVPAACLCDVDDYLLVERPSH comes from the coding sequence ATGGCGACGGTCCTCGCATCCACCCTCTCCGGCAAACCCGTGATGAGCACGAACGGCGAAGAACTCGGCACGGTCGAAAATATCACGATGGACGTCAACAGCGGCGCGCTCGAGGCGGTTCGCGTTGCGCCAGCCAGCGACACGATTCGTGGATTCGACCGTACTGACGACGGGTCGTTACTGGTCCCCGCAGCGTGTCTGTGTGACGTCGATGACTACTTGCTCGTCGAGCGTCCAAGTCACTGA
- a CDS encoding succinate dehydrogenase/fumarate reductase iron-sulfur subunit yields MSTQQQQQEPESQESPKDPEMKGAESPQQRRLKEKEGGMVDEHAEKEAELADETVHLKVFRYDPEVEAKQEPRFDDFHVPFTKGMTVLDAVMYARDEFDSSLTFRHSCRQAVCGSDAFFVNGTQKLGCKTQISELEQPVRIEPLPHQEVVKDLVVDMDHFYDQMHAVEPYFQDEDTPDPDDLEEQRQSPENREKIKMSSRCIWCAACMSSCNIAAGDNEYLGPAAINKAYKFAMDDRESDDIKEHRLRILEQEHGVWRCQTQFSCTEVCPKDIPLTEHIQELKREAVKKNLKFW; encoded by the coding sequence ATGAGTACACAACAGCAGCAACAAGAGCCAGAGAGCCAGGAGTCACCGAAAGACCCCGAGATGAAAGGGGCGGAGTCGCCACAGCAGCGCCGACTCAAAGAAAAAGAAGGCGGTATGGTCGACGAACACGCCGAGAAGGAGGCCGAACTCGCTGACGAGACGGTCCACCTCAAAGTGTTCCGCTACGACCCCGAAGTCGAAGCCAAACAGGAACCGCGCTTCGACGACTTCCACGTCCCCTTCACGAAGGGGATGACCGTCCTCGACGCGGTCATGTATGCCCGCGACGAGTTCGATTCCTCACTTACCTTCCGTCACTCCTGTCGCCAGGCAGTCTGTGGCTCCGACGCCTTCTTCGTCAACGGCACGCAGAAACTCGGCTGCAAAACCCAGATCTCCGAACTCGAGCAGCCGGTTCGCATCGAACCCCTGCCACATCAGGAGGTCGTCAAGGACCTGGTCGTCGATATGGACCACTTCTACGACCAGATGCACGCCGTCGAGCCGTACTTCCAGGACGAGGATACGCCAGATCCGGACGACTTAGAGGAGCAACGCCAGAGCCCAGAAAACCGCGAGAAGATCAAGATGTCTTCGCGCTGTATCTGGTGTGCTGCGTGTATGTCCTCGTGTAACATCGCCGCCGGCGACAACGAATATCTCGGCCCGGCCGCGATCAACAAGGCCTACAAGTTCGCGATGGACGACCGCGAAAGCGACGACATCAAAGAGCACCGACTCCGCATTCTCGAGCAGGAACACGGCGTCTGGCGGTGCCAGACCCAGTTCTCCTGTACCGAGGTGTGTCCGAAAGACATTCCGCTCACCGAGCACATTCAGGAGCTCAAGCGCGAAGCAGTCAAGAAGAACCTGAAATTCTGGTAA
- a CDS encoding succinylglutamate desuccinylase/aspartoacylase family protein — translation MSDDGSDVDGDRPVCDGGTTADADPLEEAFTYDGGRVDPGESANIRYGISETYLGDPVRIPVTIVNGEHPGPTVFLSAAAHGDELNGIEVVREVAHDWDHSELHGTLVCLPVMNVPGFLAQERYLPIYDRDLNRSFPGREGSTSARRMAHRIFTNFIEPCDLGIDFHTSTRGRTNMLHVRANMGNGQVARLANAFSSNVIIGGEGPSGTLRREATDAGVPAITVEMGEAHRFQRRLIDRALTGVASVLAEFGCHPDSSVHWPGWRTVIDDSSKKTWIRADAGGIVDMKHGRGELVRGGDVICSITNPFKEEEDIVSVEAPFTGLVVGVLENPVVYPGNPLCHLVGLSPDTQVALEREHTEQRSQSKLRQRE, via the coding sequence ATGAGCGACGACGGTTCGGACGTCGACGGTGACAGGCCCGTCTGTGATGGCGGGACCACCGCTGACGCCGATCCTCTCGAGGAGGCGTTTACCTACGACGGCGGGCGAGTTGATCCCGGCGAATCGGCGAACATTCGCTATGGGATTAGTGAGACGTATCTGGGCGATCCGGTACGGATTCCGGTGACAATCGTCAACGGCGAGCACCCTGGTCCGACAGTATTTCTCTCGGCGGCGGCCCATGGCGACGAACTCAACGGCATCGAAGTCGTCCGCGAGGTGGCCCACGATTGGGATCACAGCGAGTTACACGGCACGCTCGTTTGTCTGCCCGTGATGAACGTCCCGGGCTTTCTCGCCCAGGAGCGCTATCTGCCGATCTACGACCGAGACCTGAATCGATCGTTTCCCGGCCGGGAAGGCTCGACGAGCGCGCGGCGGATGGCCCACCGTATCTTTACGAACTTCATCGAGCCCTGCGATCTGGGGATTGACTTTCACACCTCGACGCGCGGGCGAACCAACATGCTCCACGTCCGAGCCAACATGGGCAACGGGCAGGTCGCCCGCCTTGCCAACGCGTTCAGTTCGAACGTCATCATCGGTGGCGAAGGCCCATCCGGGACGCTCCGGCGCGAAGCAACTGATGCAGGTGTGCCGGCAATCACCGTCGAGATGGGCGAAGCCCACCGCTTCCAGCGCCGCCTCATCGACCGTGCGCTAACCGGCGTCGCGAGTGTCCTCGCCGAATTTGGCTGTCATCCCGACTCGTCGGTCCACTGGCCCGGTTGGCGCACCGTCATCGACGACTCGAGCAAGAAGACCTGGATTCGCGCCGACGCCGGCGGGATCGTCGACATGAAACACGGCCGCGGCGAACTCGTCAGAGGCGGCGACGTCATCTGTTCGATTACGAACCCCTTCAAAGAAGAAGAGGACATCGTCTCCGTTGAAGCGCCCTTTACCGGCCTCGTCGTCGGTGTCCTCGAGAATCCGGTTGTCTACCCCGGAAACCCGCTCTGTCACCTCGTTGGGCTCTCGCCGGACACGCAAGTTGCCCTCGAGCGTGAACATACAGAACAGCGTTCACAGTCGAAGCTTCGACAGCGCGAGTAA